A segment of the Balneola vulgaris DSM 17893 genome:
TGTAATAATGATTGAGCACGAGTGAGTAAGCTGTAGTCTCTGTTTAAGTGCCCCCATCGTGTTTGTACAACACCTACTTGTTCATCTTGGAAGTAACCCATTGTTTTGTAAAGGAAATCGGCTTCAGGCCTAAAATCAGCATCGAAAATAGCAATGAAATCACCTTTAGCTACTTGAGTACCTTCATGTAATGCTCCAGCTTTAAAGCCTTGGCGGTTTTCACGATGAATAACAACTACGTCAACTCCTTTTTCGCGCCACATAGCTGCTCTTTTTTCTGCAATCTCAAGCGTTTCATCGGTAGAATCATCTAATACTTGAATTTCAAGTTTATCAGCAGGGTAATCGAGTTTAGCACAGGCGTCAATTACATGTTCAGCAACATACATTTCGTTGAACATAGGAATTTGAACAGTAACGGTAGGCCATTCGCCTTCTGGGTATAGTGGGGCTTTGGTAGAATAAGTCTTTTTATACTTATGCCAAATGTACATTAAATGGAATTGCCCAATAGAATATAAAGTGATTAGAATAGGTCCTAATGCATATAAAACTACAATAATTAGTTGTGCGGTTTCATTTTGCACAAGATCTTGAAAAAAACTAGTGATCTCAGTCATTACAAATAGTAAAGAAGCTCGATTTGATGAAATATTACGGCGCCAAACATACGCCTATATTTACACTATTAATAGCATAAAATGTTGATGCGAGCTAAAAACATAAAGTTGAGGGGAGTATGGGCTTGAATTGAATTTGAATAATGTCGGGGCGACAGGATTTGAACCTGCGACCTCTCGGCCCCCAGCCGAGCGCGCTACCGAGCTACGCCACGCCCCGATCAATCAATTAAGGGAGCCAAAGATAAGAGGGAATTCCACGGGCATCAATGCTAAATATTTATTTCTAGGTTCAAACATAAGATTTGAGAAATCAGAGCATTGATGTTTCCTATACCTATAGATCTAAAAACCGCTTACTCTTTTTTACTCTGGCAAAGTTCTACTAATACCCCGTGATTTCCTTTAGGGTGTAGGAAGGCCACTAATTTATTATCGGCTCCATCTTTAGGTTGTTCGTTCAATACGGTGAAGCCTTCACCACGAAGTCGGTCCAATTCGGCATAGATATCATCCACTTCAAAAGCTACATGGTGGATGCCTTCACCTTTTTTCTCGATGTACTTTGTAATTACAGAATCAGGTTCAGTAGCTCCTAACAATTCTACTTTCGATTCCCCCGTATTAAAAAAAGCAGTAGCTACTTTCTCACTTTCAACAATCTCTTTCTTGTCGCATTTAGTGTTGAGGATCTTTTCATAGGTTTCGATGGCTTCGTCGAGGTTTTTCACCGCAATTCCAATATGATCGATATGCATGAGTTTGGTTTTAAGTCTGAATTCTGTTTAATAAAGATGAAGGTAAGAAATTATGAATGTGTATTGGAGTACTGAGGAACAAAAAATGAGATTGCATGTGTGAGTCATTTCGCAATGCCGTCTATTTCCTTGTGAACCAACCGTTTGTATCCTACCTTCCGTTAACCAACGCTTATTTATTATGGCACTTTCAATCCCTTCCATCGATCAGATCATCAAAGGTGCGAGCAGCACTATAAAACGCTTTCCTCTGCCAATTCTTGCAGGATTTATGTTTTCCATGTTGAGTGTGTACGGCATTGAGGTTATAGAAACCGACCCCCTTGCATACGCTTGGCTCATGAATGCCATATTCTGTTCGGCCTTGGGTATCTCCTGGTTCCTTGCTTTAGACCTGCTCATTGAATCTCGAACATGGACAACCCCCATTAAATGGGGAGTACGATTAGGGGGAGTTTTATTGCTCTTAGCCTATTACTTCAGCATTGAAGGCATGTTGGTTGACGACACCTACGAAGCACTTACACGATTTGGGTTGTTGGTGTTGACTTCTCATTTGTTTGTGGCAATTGCTGCTTTCTTAAATGAAAGCGAAATGGATCAGTTTTGGGAGTTTAACAAACAGTTGTTTCTCTCCATCTTGCTATCGGTACTGTATACGGGGGTGCTTTTTGTTGGGCTCACAGTCGCACTTTTATCGATTGATAACTTATTAGGCTTCGACATCAAAGATAAATTTTATGCACAGTTATGGGTGTGCATGTTAGGGATATTCAATACCCTACTATTCCTGTCAAAAGTGCCTAAAGTGGAAGATGTCACCATGATTAGCTACCCCAAAGCATTGAAAGTATTCGTGCAGTATGTACTCATCCCCTTGGTAACTACATACATACTGATTCTATACATGTATCTCTTCAAAATATTGATGCAGTGGGAGCTCCCCAATGGATGGGTGGCGTATCTGGTACTTAGTTTTTCCATTGCAGGAATACTTTCGTTGTTGTTGCTATACCCCATTCAGGAGCAAAAAGACCAGACTTGGATAAAGCTCTATGGACGAGGTTTTTATTTTGGACTCATTCCGTTATCAGGACTTCTAGTGCTGTCTATTTGGGTGCGAATCTCAGAGTATGGGGTCACCATCAATCGCTATTTAGTAGCCACCTTAGCGGTGTGGCTCATTGGGCATATACTGTACAACCTCATCAGTCATAAAAAGAACATAAAAGTAATTCCTTTTAGCTTGGCACTTATAGCCTTTTTGGTGGGTTGGGGACCGCTCGGTGCCTTTGAGGTGTCGGAGCGCAATCAATTAGGTCGGTTATCCGCTTACCTTGAGGAATATAATTATCTCAATGATCAAGGTGTTGCCGTGGATGGTGACGCCGAAATCCCATTCGAAGATCGCAAAGAACTTACTTCTATTACGGGCTACCTCATCGAGAACCATGGCTTGCAATCTCTTCAGCCGCTATTCAATAAAGAAATGAATGAGTTGGTTGATAGCGATTACCCCTATGTGCAAAACGAAGAAATCTTAGCTCATATCGGTATAGAAGCAGTGAGTAGATATGAAACGGTTGAGCTTCAATCATCTAAAGGCTTTGATTATAGTGCTAAGAACGATGAAGTAATACCGGTGGAAGGGGCGAGTTATTTAATTCCGGCCAAGTTGCTGAATACGAATTTCCCAACCAAAGAAATTGGAGCTTACATCCTTCAGCTCGAAGATGATCGCCAAAGCTTGAAGCTTCGCCATACAGAAGAGGATTGGGAAGTAGTGTTTAATTTGAAAGAAACTTTAGATACGCTATCTCGAAAAGGACGCAGTCGAAGTGATCTTAATCCTGAAGAACTTCGGATGACGATGACCGCACCGAACGGGCAAGTTTCGC
Coding sequences within it:
- the mce gene encoding methylmalonyl-CoA epimerase — translated: MHIDHIGIAVKNLDEAIETYEKILNTKCDKKEIVESEKVATAFFNTGESKVELLGATEPDSVITKYIEKKGEGIHHVAFEVDDIYAELDRLRGEGFTVLNEQPKDGADNKLVAFLHPKGNHGVLVELCQSKKE
- a CDS encoding DUF4153 domain-containing protein, translating into MALSIPSIDQIIKGASSTIKRFPLPILAGFMFSMLSVYGIEVIETDPLAYAWLMNAIFCSALGISWFLALDLLIESRTWTTPIKWGVRLGGVLLLLAYYFSIEGMLVDDTYEALTRFGLLVLTSHLFVAIAAFLNESEMDQFWEFNKQLFLSILLSVLYTGVLFVGLTVALLSIDNLLGFDIKDKFYAQLWVCMLGIFNTLLFLSKVPKVEDVTMISYPKALKVFVQYVLIPLVTTYILILYMYLFKILMQWELPNGWVAYLVLSFSIAGILSLLLLYPIQEQKDQTWIKLYGRGFYFGLIPLSGLLVLSIWVRISEYGVTINRYLVATLAVWLIGHILYNLISHKKNIKVIPFSLALIAFLVGWGPLGAFEVSERNQLGRLSAYLEEYNYLNDQGVAVDGDAEIPFEDRKELTSITGYLIENHGLQSLQPLFNKEMNELVDSDYPYVQNEEILAHIGIEAVSRYETVELQSSKGFDYSAKNDEVIPVEGASYLIPAKLLNTNFPTKEIGAYILQLEDDRQSLKLRHTEEDWEVVFNLKETLDTLSRKGRSRSDLNPEELRMTMTAPNGQVSLMISSIGGTLNDNDYIINYINFSLLIYESP